In the genome of Caloenas nicobarica isolate bCalNic1 chromosome 37, bCalNic1.hap1, whole genome shotgun sequence, one region contains:
- the PAK4 gene encoding serine/threonine-protein kinase PAK 4 — protein MFGKRKKRLEISAPSNFEHRVHTGFDAAEQRFTGLPRQWRGLLEDSARRPKPLVDPACVTNVRAAAGKPIVRGAGAPPGGSLSWLLEELEHMCVSRSNSLRRHSPPSPPAPRNGLAGAPPNRHHDGGSTNDPPPDKQRDPAQEPSARPHQPQHPEPPPGGGGTRRDPPDKRPKPSRGAADPAPPPRDKRPLSGPHGPENEGGAKTAATGRPFNTYPRSDPHPGRHGGAQAEPRAPDLPPNGPVAPAPPSRSAPRPKNPDPAPKPPPSAPQRPRSPQREPQRVSHEQFRAALQLVVDPGDPRAYLDNFIKIGEGSTGVVCIATVKSSGKLVAVKKMDLRKQQRRELLFNEVVIMRDYQHENVVEMYNSYLVGDELWVVMEFLEGGALTDIVTHTRMNEEQIAAVCAAVLKALAVLHAQGVIHRDIKSDSILLTHDGRVKLSDFGFCAQVNKEVPRRKSLVGTPYWMAPELISRLPYGPEVDIWSLGVMVIEMVDGEPPYFNEPPLKAMKMIRDNLPPKLKNAHKVSPSLKGFLERMLVRDPGQRATAPELLRHPFLGKAAPPAAIVPLMRQHRLR, from the exons atGTTCGGCAAGCGCAAGAAGCGGCTGGAGATCTCGGCGCCGTCCAACTTCGAGCACCGGGTGCACACGGGGTTCGACGCGGCGGAGCAGCGCTTCACCGGGCTGCCGCGCCAGTggcgggggctgctggaggaCTCGGCGCGGCGCCCCAAACCGCTCGTGGACCCGGCCTGCGTCACCAACGTCCGCGCCGCCGCGGGGAAG CCCATCGTGCGCGGCGCGGGGGCCCCCCCGGGGGGTTCTCTGAgctggctgctggaggagctggagcacatGTGCGTGTCCCGCTCCAACTCCCTGCGCcgccacagcccccccagcccccccgccccccgaaACGGCCTCGCCGGGGCCCCCCCGAACCGCCACCACGACGGGGGGAGCACGAACGACCCCCCCCCGGACAAGCAGCGCGACCCGGCGCAGGAACCCTCCGCCcgcccccaccagccccagcaccccgaGCCGCCCcccggcgggggggggacgCGGCGCGACCCCCCCGACAAGCGCCCCAAACCGTCCCGCGGGGCCGCCgacccggcccccccgccccgcgacAAGCGGCCCCTGTCCGGGCCCCACGGCCCCGAAAACGAGGGGGGGGCGAAGACGGCGGCGACGGGACGGCCCTTCAACACCTACCCCCGCAGCGACCCCCACCCCGGCCGGCACGGGGGGGCACAG gctgagcCTCGAGCGCCGGATCTTCCCCCCAACGGCCCCGTCGCCCCGGCACCCCCATCCCGCTCCGCCCCGCGCCCCAAAAACCCCGACCCGGCCCCGAAGCCGCCCCCCAgcgccccgcagcgcccgcgCTCCCCCCAGCGCGAGCCCCAGCGCGTGTCCCACGAGCAGTTCCGCGCCGCGCTGCAGCTGGTGGTGGATCCCGGCGACCCCCGCGCCTACCTGGACAACTTCATCAAGATCGGCGAGGGCTCCACCGGCGTCGTCTGCATCGCCACGGTCAAGAGCTCCGGCAAACTGGTGGCCGTCAAGAAGATGGACCTGCGGAAGCAGCAGCGGCGGGAGCTGCTCTTCAACGAG GTGGTGATCATGCGCGACTACCAGCACGAGAACGTGGTGGAGATGTACAACAGCTACCTGGTGGGCGACGAGCTCTGGGTGGTCATGGAGTTCCTGGAGGGTGGCGCCTTGACCGACATCGTCACGCACACCAG GATGAACGAGGAGCAGATCGCCGCCGTCTGCGCCGCGGTGCTCAAGGCTCTGGCCGTTCTCCATGCCCAGGGCGTCATCCACCGCGACATCAAGAGCGACTCCATCCTCCTCACGCACGACGGGCGG GTGAAACTCTCGGATTTTGGGTTCTGCGCCCAAGTGAACAAGGAGGTGCCGCGGCGCAAGTCGCTGGTGGGGACCCCGTACTGGATGGCGCCCGAGCTCATCTCCCGCCTGCCCTATGGCCCCGAG GTTGACATCTGGTCTCTGGGCGTCATGGTGATCGAGATGGTGGATGGGGAACCCCCTTATTTCAACGAGCCCCCCCTCAAAGCCATGAAAATGATCCGCGACAACCTGCCCCCCAAGCTGAAAAACGCCCACAAG GTGTCCCCCTCCCTCAAAGGTTTCCTGGAGCGGATGCTGGTGCGGGACCCCGGGCAGAGGGCGACGGCGCCCGAGCTGCTGCGTCACCCCTTCCTGGGCAaggccgccccccccgccgccatcGTCCCCCTCATGCGCCAGCACCGGCTGCGGTGA
- the SYCN gene encoding syncollin — translation MAALATVTVMLVAALAALGGAGAQCPTPASLRPSDGSVVCAQLYSDNSAYYDQCCAGDVLLVSPDDDVPYMPLNWINRVSSLVVATKCKLTVWSLPGKLGKSRTFSAVAVPRLQEYSKGLLGNWNDAISGYYCKCS, via the coding sequence ATGGCGGCGCTGGCGACGGTGACGGTGATGCTGGTGGCGGCGCTGGCGGCgctggggggcgcgggggcccAGTGCCCGACGCCCGCGTCCCTGCGCCCCTCCGACGGCTCCGTGGTGTGCGCGCAGCTCTACTCCGACAACAGCGCCTACTACGACCAGTGCTGCGCGGGGGACGTGCTGCTGGTGTCCCCCGACGACGACGTCCCCTACATGCCCCTGAACTGGATCAACCGCGTGTCGTCGCTGGTGGTGGCGACCAAGTGCAAACTCACCGTCTGGTCGCTCCCCGGCAAGCTGGGCAAGAGCCGCACCTTCAGCGCCGTGGCGGTGCCGCGGCTGCAGGAGTACAGCAAGGGGCTGCTCGGCAACTGGAACGACGCCATCAGCGGGTACTACTGCAAGTGTAGCTGA
- the LRFN1 gene encoding leucine-rich repeat and fibronectin type III domain-containing protein 1, translating into MAKLLVPLVMLGAVAAAGGGALGPGGAAGGSASHRCPPRCLCPAAAPNPTLLCARTGLLAVPPTLDRAAVELRLADNFIGAVGRADFANMSSLVHLTLSRNGLRRLAPGAFADLRALRALHLDGNRLPALSGAQLRGLASLRHLILANNQLAAIEPGAFAAFAATVEDLDLSHNNLPALPWDAVAAMASLATLTLDHNLLERVPAGAVARLPRLARLDLTANRLRALPPVPGPPGPSLAAGGNPLHCNCELLWLRRLARPGRLESCASPAPLAGRLLWAVPEEELTCRAPAIAGAAAVPAAVLEGQPLRLGCLAAGDPPPALHWLGPDGRLVQNGSRRAVGADGSTVELRVATLGDHGHFTCVASNAAGEAAASVRVDVLPLPVAPRGDDGDGGDANGPSDMARGDGDGRDAANVTQRAGPAVAAEVTAAAARIRWLPRRHGPGVRGFQLRYNSSGDEALVYRLLPPSSRSLVLRDLAGGREYQLCVSTLHSGDPPGAPPPRPRALGCVRFSTPPAAGGAAAPACSAAPQRPHFLGGTVIVVIGAAIAASVLVFILILTARYKAAAARRPPPPSVASVCSQTNGPPQPEPEPPPPPPPPAPVKPPVAVPAPMGAPGGLFPSHSFPRRARTRRHGLDVPPGGGPALRPSFGSTHWMLESTV; encoded by the exons ATGGCGAAGCTGCTGGTGCCCCTGGTGATGCTGGGGGCGGTGgctgcggcgggcggcggcgcgctggggccggggggggccgccGGCGGCTCCGCGTCccaccgctgccccccccgctgccTCTGCCCGGCGGCCGCCCCCAACCCCACCCTCCTGTGCGCCCGCACGGGGCTCCTGGCCGTGCCCCCCACCCTGGACCGCGCCGCCGTGGAGCTGCGCTTGGCCGACAACTTCATCGGCGCCGTCGGCCGCGCCGACTTCGCCAACATGAGCAGCCTGGTGCACCTCACGCTGTCCCGCAACGGGCTGCGCCGCTTGGCCCCCGGCGCCTTCGCCGACCTGCGCGCCCTGCGCGCCCTGCACCTGGACGGCAACCGGCTGCCGGCGCTGAGCGGCGCGCAGCTCCGCGGGCTGGCCAGCCTGCGCCACCTCATCCTGGCCAACAACCAGCTGGCCGCCATCGAGCCCGGCGCCTTCGCCGCCTTCGCCGCCACCGTGGAGGACCTGGACCTGTCGCACAACAACCTGCCGGCGCTGCCCTGGGACGCGGTGGCCGCCATGGCCAGCCTGGCCACGCTCACCCTGGACCACAACCTGCTGGAGCGCGTCCCCGCCGGCGCCGTGGCGCGCCTGCCGCGCCTGGCGCGCTTGGACCTCACGGCCAACCGCctgcgggcgctgccgccggTCCCCGGGCCCCCCGGCCCCAGCTTGGCGGCGGGGGGCAACCCGCTGCACTGCAACTGCGAGCTGCTGTGGCTGCGGCGCCTggcgcggccgggccggctgGAGAGCTGCGCGTCGCCGGCGCCGCTCGCCGGGCGGCTGCTGTGGGCCGTGCCGGAGGAAGAGCTGACGTGCCGCGCTCCCGCCATCGCCGGCGCGGCCGCCGTCCCCGCCGCCGTGCTGGAGGGGCAGCCGCTGCGCCTGGGGTGCCTGGCGGCCGGGGACCCCCCTCCGGCGCTGCACTGGCTGGGCCCGGACGGGCGGCTGGTGCAGAACGGCTCCCGGCGCGCCGTGGGCGCCGACGGCTCCACCGTGGAGCTGCGGGTGGCCACGCTGGGCGACCACGGCCACTTCACCTGCGTGGCGTCCAACGCGGCGGGCGAGGCGGCCGCCAGCGTGCGGGTGGACGTGCTGCCGCTGCCCGTGGCGCCGCGCGGCGACGACGGCGACGGCGGCGACGCCAACGGGCCGTCGGACATGGCGCGGGGCGACGGCGACGGGAGGGACGCGGCGAACGTGACGCAGCGAGCGGGGCCCGCGGTGGCGGCCGAGGTGACGGCGGCGGCCGCCAGGATCCGGTGGCTGCCCCGGCGACACGGCCCCGGCGTCCGCGGCTTCCAGCTGCGCTACAACAGCTCCGGGGACGAGGCGCTGGTCTACag GCTGCTGCCGCCGTCCAGCCGGAGCCTGGTGCTGCGGGACCTGGCCGGGGGGCGCGAGTACCAGCTCTGCGTGTCCACCCTgcacagcggggacccccccggcgcgccccccccgcgcccgcgCGCCCTGGGCTGCGTGCGCTTCAGCACCCCGCCggccgcggggggggcggccgcgCCCGCCTGCTCCGCcgccccccagcgcccccaCTTTTTGGGGGGCACGGTCATCGTGGTGATCGGCGCCGCCATCGCCGCCTCCGTCCTCgtcttcatcctcatcctcaccgCGCGCTACAAAGCGGCGGCCGCTCGACGCCCCCCCCCGCCGAGCGTCGCCTCCGTCTGCTCCCAAACCAACGGACCCCCCCAGCCCGaaccggagccgccgccgccgccgccgccccccgccccggtgaAGCCGCCGGTTGCGGTGccggcacccatgggtgcccccgGGGGGCTGTTCCCCAGCCACAGCTTCCCCCGGCGCGCACGGACTCGGCGCCACGGCCTCGACGTGCCCCccggggggggccccgcgcTGCGCCCCTCCTTCGGCAGCACCCACTGGATGCTGGAGAGCACCGTGTGA